Proteins found in one Vagococcus carniphilus genomic segment:
- a CDS encoding FIVAR domain-containing protein, with translation MKYSKFITLTIALVTVGTSMTGIPFINEKETAYASESTLGKSYVEYGKTNIDLETIDGSIIEKGTSVARASRMKKSISGSYYLVLYDGVFMYQALGEVPEKYVTSSKIELQTTTEGKFLIKNNIPESATKELLKPVKGEETVAEKGFLGETVSHTRLALENPSLYTKETFDVFKKAFDQATQVLNDSSATQAQVDAADKTLTNAFNKLKKSEKPSESIDKIGLGKVIHDAKIYEKDDRYTKESRDKLVIERQKAEKVMKNEKATQAEVDKMANSLSSAFKTVLVEVSKAKPEGNYIKDGRYVTYSNKNYNTYSNFGWKHRQSGSSLQNKTFQARGKYNHQNGSTYLSLYDNKGTWYGYVNEKAVKVGGGQQGAYIKDGRYVTLTNKNYNSWSNFGWKYRHSGASLVNKTYQAKGKYNHINGSTYLSLYDNKGKWFGYINEKATKIGNGQQGAYVADGRKVKVTKKNYQLWQNFSWKKRQSSNKLVGKTFVARGKYYHANGSTYYSLFDNKGNWQGYINANGVK, from the coding sequence ATGAAATATTCAAAATTTATAACATTAACGATTGCATTAGTAACAGTTGGAACAAGTATGACAGGAATACCATTTATTAACGAAAAAGAAACTGCATATGCGAGTGAATCAACCTTGGGTAAGTCTTATGTTGAGTATGGGAAAACAAACATAGATTTAGAAACAATTGATGGTTCTATTATTGAAAAAGGAACATCAGTTGCTCGTGCAAGTCGTATGAAAAAATCAATTTCAGGATCTTATTATTTAGTTTTATATGATGGTGTATTTATGTATCAAGCTTTGGGTGAAGTACCAGAAAAATATGTAACATCTTCTAAAATAGAGCTTCAAACAACTACTGAAGGTAAATTTTTAATCAAAAACAATATACCAGAATCTGCTACAAAAGAACTGTTAAAACCGGTTAAAGGCGAAGAAACTGTAGCAGAAAAAGGTTTCTTAGGAGAAACAGTTAGCCACACACGTTTAGCTTTAGAAAACCCAAGTCTGTATACAAAAGAAACATTTGATGTATTTAAAAAAGCTTTTGATCAGGCAACTCAAGTGTTGAATGATTCTTCTGCAACTCAAGCTCAGGTAGATGCTGCAGACAAGACTTTAACTAATGCCTTTAATAAGTTAAAAAAATCAGAAAAACCTTCTGAATCTATTGATAAAATCGGTTTAGGCAAGGTCATCCATGACGCTAAAATTTATGAAAAAGATGATCGTTACACAAAAGAGTCACGGGATAAATTAGTGATTGAGCGTCAAAAAGCTGAAAAAGTAATGAAAAATGAGAAAGCTACTCAAGCTGAAGTAGATAAAATGGCTAACTCATTAAGTAGTGCATTTAAAACAGTTTTAGTAGAAGTTTCTAAAGCTAAGCCTGAAGGAAACTACATTAAAGATGGTCGTTACGTTACATACTCTAATAAAAATTATAATACTTATTCTAATTTTGGTTGGAAACACCGTCAATCTGGCTCAAGTTTACAGAATAAAACATTCCAAGCAAGAGGAAAATACAACCATCAAAATGGGTCAACATATTTATCACTTTATGATAATAAAGGAACATGGTACGGGTATGTAAATGAAAAAGCTGTCAAAGTAGGTGGTGGTCAACAGGGCGCTTATATAAAAGACGGTCGCTATGTGACACTAACTAACAAAAATTATAATTCTTGGTCCAATTTTGGCTGGAAATATCGTCATTCAGGCGCAAGTTTAGTGAATAAAACGTATCAAGCAAAAGGAAAATACAACCACATTAATGGCTCAACTTACTTATCTTTATATGATAACAAGGGAAAATGGTTTGGTTACATCAATGAAAAAGCAACTAAAATAGGAAACGGTCAACAAGGAGCTTACGTTGCTGATGGTCGTAAAGTTAAAGTGACTAAGAAAAACTACCAGTTATGGCAAAACTTTTCTTGGAAAAAACGTCAAAGTAGTAATAAATTAGTTGGCAAAACATTTGTAGCAAGAGGAAAATATTACCATGCCAATGGCTCAACTTATTATTCTTTATTTGATAATAAAGGAAATTGGCAAGGCTACATAAATGCTAATGGTGTTAAATAA
- a CDS encoding HAD family hydrolase yields the protein MKLVIFDMDGLMFDTGRLAYRVYTKTAKEFDFELNPNVYYHLTGRNEAGFRAALKDLYGHEQPTDTWRDFMTKTKKEIIYSERRVFKKKGLLELLAYLKANDYLIALASGSKREIISFYLEIEEIPDVFDVIVAGDEITKGKPHPDIFLKACEKLNIAPSDALVLEDSLAGIEAASRAGIPSVLVEDDITDLEPVSGKYLLQQNLPINEERLYKPTYQFDDLLEVKEFLKKK from the coding sequence TTGAAACTAGTAATTTTTGATATGGATGGTTTAATGTTTGATACGGGAAGGCTTGCTTACCGAGTCTATACAAAAACGGCCAAAGAATTTGATTTTGAATTAAATCCTAATGTTTACTACCATCTAACAGGTAGAAATGAAGCAGGTTTTAGAGCCGCTTTAAAAGATCTATATGGCCATGAGCAACCAACAGATACGTGGCGTGATTTTATGACAAAAACTAAAAAAGAAATTATTTACAGTGAAAGACGAGTGTTTAAGAAAAAAGGTTTGTTAGAGCTATTAGCCTATTTAAAAGCGAATGACTACTTGATTGCTTTAGCTTCAGGATCTAAGAGAGAAATTATTTCCTTTTATTTGGAGATTGAAGAAATTCCAGATGTTTTTGATGTGATTGTGGCAGGAGATGAAATTACCAAAGGGAAACCTCATCCAGATATCTTTTTGAAAGCTTGTGAGAAACTAAATATCGCACCAAGTGATGCTTTAGTACTAGAAGATTCATTAGCTGGAATAGAGGCAGCAAGTAGAGCAGGAATACCTTCTGTTTTAGTAGAAGATGATATTACTGATTTAGAACCTGTCTCAGGGAAATATTTATTGCAACAAAATTTACCTATTAATGAAGAGAGATTGTATAAACCAACATATCAGTTTGATGACTTGTTGGAAGTTAAAGAGTTTTTGAAAAAGAAATAA